The Cyclobacterium amurskyense genome contains the following window.
TTACGGGTAATTTCCTGAAGTTCCATATTAATTTTTTCCTGCAACTGTTAGTACGATTTCACCTTTGAGGGTGTTTTCTGTATAATAATTTAAAAGCTCCAATAAGCTTCCTCTCACATTCTCCTCATGGAGCTTAGTCAATTCCCTGCTTACACAAGCAGTTCTTTCGGGACCAAAGACTTCAATAAACTGATTAAGTGTTTTAAGTAGCCTGTAAGGAGACTCGTAGAAGACCATGGTTCTCTTTTCCTCAGCCAAAGCCTCTATCCTCGTTTTCCTACCTTTTTTGTGAGGCAAAAACCCTTCGAACACAAATCTGTCATTCGGAAGTCCAGAGTTAACGAGCCCAGGAATGATAGCCGTAGCTCCAGGTAAACTGCAAATTTCAATATTTGCTGCTATGGCCTCTCTAACCAAAAGGAAACCGGGATCAGAGATCCCTGGAGTACCTGCATCAGTAATGAGAGCAAATACGGTTCCCTGTTCCATTCTCTCAACAAGCCTGATAATGCTTTTATGCTCATTATGGATATGGTAACTCTCTAGAGGGCGCTTGATTTCATAGTGCTTCAGAAGCTTTCCTGAAGTTCTGGTATCTTCTGCCAAAATCACATCTACTGCCTGCAAGGTTTCAAGGGCTCTTAGAGTAATGTCCTTAAGGTTACCAATGGGTGTAGGAATTAAATATAAGCTAATGCTTGTTGGGGTGGACATATTAAATTAAACGGTCTATGGCTGAAGCTAAATCACGGTCTTTCTCCGTCACGGTGTTTCCCTCGTCATGTGTGGTAAGGTCAATATGGACTTTGTTGTATTCATTGCTCCAGTTGGGGTGATGCTGCCGGGACTCCGCGAGTAAGGCTACCCTGGTCATAAAGGCAAAAGCTTCACTGAAATCTTTGAATTCAAAGGTTCTTGATAATTTATTGTCTGCTTCTTTCCACATATTTGGGGTATTTTAAAGTGCTATGACTCCTTTAATTTTTGATGCCTTATCATAAATATCGATGATGGACTGGCTGTCTGGCATCATCGCCTTGATGGTGGCACTAACGTACTTTCCTTGGGAGGAAGATTTTAGTGTCATCTCATTTTTCGGCAACAAGGCTCCAATCTCGTTTTCCTTGCCATTGGGAACGATAAATTTGAACATGTACAAAGCTGGGAAACTGGTCTCCAATTCCAGCTTTTCTTTGAAAGATGAATTACTATTAAATTTTTCCATTACCTAATTAACCATTTTTTTAAAAAATTAAATCCCTAGAAACCAAAAAAATCCCATTCCGAATAGGAATGGGATTTAATTTTTCTTCAAGTAATTTTAAAAGAATTTATACCTGTAGTCTTTTACTCCAGCTAATTCTTCCATCGCCATCATGATCATATAGGCGGTTCTTTGTGAAGCGTTAGCTACAATTTCATTTTGATAACGTGTATAATCAGCAATTTCTGTTGCAGGGATAAGGCCGTTAAGCTTGGCAACAATTACTCCTATATCTTCTGTAATTGGAGCAGTCATATCTCCTGAATTTTGAAGTCCGAATATGGCTCCTATTGCCTTAGGCGCAAAACCTATTCCTGGCAATACACTCGCATTCATTTTCAAATCAGGTGTTGAACCGATTGAAGCATCAGGATAAATCTCTTTGATGGCTTCTAAGCTCTCAACTCCTTTAATTTTTTCTTTGATGATTTCTGCTTTCTTCTCGTTTCTTAAAGCGATGGTTGCCTGCGCCCTTACTTCAGGGTTTTCAATAGTGCCAACCCCTTCCTCCGTTTTGCTGGTCATTAGAGCCACCACATAAGCATCGTCCAATTCAAACACAGTAGAAACGTCTCCTACAGAAGCATCATTAAAGGCCCATCTTATCACTTCCCTAGCAGAAGTCATATTGTTTATCGTTCTAGCATTGGCACCCACATTGGCGGCTACAGTAACTTGGTAGTTCTCTGTTTTTGCATTTTCCTCAAAAGAGCTTGCGTTGTCTGAATTAGCGGCAAAGAAATCTGCATTTCTAAAAATGTCATTTCTAGTAGCATCACTTGCGATAAGTTCCAATTCCAGAACAGCTACTTTTTGAGTAGTAGTCTGAGCCAATTCCGTCACTTTAATGATATGGTAACCATATTCAGTTTCCACCAATTTATTGATTACACCAAGGGATTTAGCTGCAAATACAGCGTCAGCAAATTCAGTTACGAAATTCTCTTTGAAAAACCATCCTAGATCTCCACCACGCTGAGCTGTTCCGTCCTGACCATATTGAGCAGCGGCAACCTCGAAGTTTCCGGTTTCATTGACTTCGTCTAAAACTTCCTGCGCTCTGGCTTTTACCTGTGCTTTCCCAGCATCATCCATTCCTTCAGTACTCAAAAGGATATGACTAGCTCTCATCCTGGCATCGCCTTCAAAGCTGTCTGTTATTTTATAAGTAACATAACTTGAGTTATTACTTAAGAAAGGACCATAAACTACACCTACTTCAGGGTTTTCCACATTGTTTGTAAAATTCACTGGAAGTGGATCACCTGGATTAATGGTAATGAAAGGATTAGCAGCCTCTGAATTTCTGATAACAAAAGCAGAGTCTGCTTCTGTCTCTTTAAGTTCAATAGTTAAGTTTTTGATATTCTCCAAGGTATTGGCAGAATCTTCAGCGCTTGGTAGAAGTGGAAAGCGAACATATTTTAAACCTCTGCTTTCTTCTACTTTGTATTTGCCCTGGTTTTTACTGATGTAAGACTTTATTTCACCTTCAGTAAGTGAAACAGCTGAATCAGAAACGGCATAATAAGGCACTTGGACATGACTAACATCAGCAATTGTGTTCGCCATTTTATGCTGCATTTTTGCTTCAGAAGAATTGGCATACTCAGAAGTTGCCAACATATTGTCATACTTGATTCTTAATCTAGAATCAGCAAACAGTTTTTCTTGCTGCGCCCAAAACATTTGTTGTTGAGGATCTGCATTTTCCAAAGATTGAAGGAAAGTGATTAATTGAGACCGATCAAACTCGCCAGTCTCTGGATTGGTAAGTTGTCTTCTTAGTTCTCCAATGATATTTTTTCCTTGAACCATGTCGACAAGTTCATCATCAGAAACCTCTAATCCGAGTTCCTCATATTGTTGTGAAAATATTTTCTCCACGATTAAGGCCTGCCATGCTTGGTCCCTTATACTAGAAAGTTCATTTTCTGAAGGATTCCTACCAGTGTTTTGTTGAAAACTGAGCTTAGTTTGTTCGATTTTTTGAACATACTCTTCATAGGAAACATCTTCCCCTGCAATTTCGCCAACAGTCGTTCTGCTGGATCCCAATAACATGGAGTTTGGTCCTAAAAGGTCTCCTCCTACTAAAAAGAATATAAGTCCTACTGCGATAACTCCTATCGCAAGACCTGTTCTTTGTCTTATTTGTTTAATTAATGCCATTCTCCTATTTTTTGAAGTGTCGCAAAATAATTACATATAGTGGTAAATTCAAAATATTACCGCATCTATAAATCAAGTATTTCTGCAACGTCGGTTATTCAATCTTAATTTTCACTGTATCTATTCGGTGATCTTGCTTGGAAACTATGGTAAATGTAAAGGGTCCATAGCTTACAAACTCTCCTTTTTGAGGAATACTTTCCGTTAGGGAGAGGATAAATCCTGCCAGAGTTTCAAACTCTCCTTCAGGTAGGTTCCATTCATATTTTTCATTCAGGTAATCAATTTCATGTCTAGCACTGAGCAGATACTCTCCATCAGCTACTTTTTGGTCAATTAAATCATCATTGTCATATTCATCTTCAATCTCCCCAAAAATCTCCTCTATGATGTCTTCCATACTTACAATACCACTTGTTCCTCCAAACTCATCTACCACCAATGCCAAACTTTTGCGCTCTTTGATAAACTGCACCAAGAGCTCATTGGCAAGAGCTGATTCAGGTACAATGATGATTGGCGTTAAAATATCTTCAATCTCCTTTGGCTTTTTGAAAAGCTCAAGGTGATGACAATATCCAATAACATCATCTATGGTCTCTTTGTAAATAATGATCTTTGAATGTCCACTTTCCACGAACAGCTCTCTTAGATCAGAAATAGCGTCCTCAACTTCCATCGCAACGATGTCGGTCCGAGGCACCATGCATTCCCTGACTTTTACTTTCTTAAAGTCTACTGCATTGTCAAAAATTTTAGCATCTATATCTATGTCTTCCCCTTTGGTATCCATATAGTTTTGAATAAAACTATTGAGGTCTGTAATGGTATAGGCAGGTTTATCGTCATTGTATTCCAAGTTAAGTACTTTTACAATCACAAATTTCGAAAGCCCCACAACCACCCAAACAACTGGATACATTAGGTAATAGATCACGGCAAAAGGCAGCGCAAAAAAGGTGAGTAACCTGTTTGGGTTAAGTATAAAAATACTTTTAGGGATAAATTCTGCTGTTACCAATACAATAATCGTAGAAACCAAGGTTTGGACAACCATTACACCTGCTTGAGTATTGAGTGCTTCAGGCAATAGGTAGCTTACCGGTGGCTCTAATAAATAAGCCATAAATATCCCATACAACACCAAGCTAATGGTATTTCCCATAAGGGAAGTGCCAATAAACTGCCCTGGGTTTTGTATAAAATTTGCCAAGACTTTACCAGAAACCTTGCCTTGCTTACCTTGAAGCTCTATCTGCAAACGGTTAGCAGAAACAAAGGCAATCTCCATTCCGGAAAACAATGCCGAAAAAAACAGACTAATAAGCACTAAGAGTAAGTAATGACTATCCATTAATTCTTCTTACGTTTACTTTTATTCGATTTTTTTTCGTTCATTTCTTTTTCTTCCAATTTATTTTTACGGTACATGTGATAAAACAACAACACTACCGAGAACATAAACAGTGGATATGAAGCCACTATTCCTGCTTTTATCGTAATATGAGCTCCTATTACCACCAATGCTGCTGCAAGGGACAATAAGATTGCACTGCTTATTTTCATTGTACAATTTTAGAGAACATTATCTATTTCACCTGTTACCTTAGTGAATTTATATTCATTGAAACCTTCGTCCGCTTCCATTCCAGTACCCTTTATTATTCGGTCAGGTTCTTCCACAGTGACAAATTTTTCAGTGTAGATTTTCTTTTTGGTCTTGTCCCAAAACAACTCCTCCGAATTCAGCTTTTGCTCTTTAACGAGATTATGAACCTGAACGTCTCCTTCTCCTCTATAGATATTGCTTTTCCTATCGAAATAGCCTCTATCTGCACGAATCGTGGTACTCAATTCACCTTCTTTATCAAAGAAATGAATAACAATCCCTTCTGGAAATTCTGCATCACCATTCTTGAATTCAAGTTGCTTATCCGCCATTAATTTAGTTCTTACAATTGCCGAGTCACTGTGCAATAGTTCTATTTCAAAACTCGTACGGTAAGGACCTTCATAATAGGCTAACTGACTTTTGTCCACATCTTCCCTACAGCCAATACTTCCTACCAATAAAATAAGAAACAATAATTGCTTGGTTGCCCTATAAGGAACAATCCTTGCACTATGCCCAAAGATTTGACTATAAAATTGTCGAACGCTCAAACTATTAATAAACTTTATCTACCTACAAAGGTAAGGACATTTTGGGAGGAATTTTATTTTTTTAAGCCCGATTATACAATTGGCTTGCTATCAATCATTATTATCCGTCATTCTTATCTGTAAAAATTACAATAAACCCATAAGATGAAAGCTTAAGACAATAAGAAGATCATCCGACAACTGCTCCTGCTAGAAAAAATTTAAGGAAAATGAAATAACAAACACCTGTATGACTTGGCTTGGTTAGCCCAGGATTTACGGAAAATTTTCTTTTACCCTATAAGCAAGGTACCCCTTAAACGTTACTTCTATAAGAATTAGATATAAAAGAAGCGTAAGCATCATGGCTGTAGGTCAATTCCATACTAAAAATAAACCCATAGCAGAGTAAATAAAATACAACCTGATTACTAGCCTAAGTAGGCTTAGGTTGTATACGGTCTTCGGACAGGGGTTAAACCAGATATTTAGTCGTGTTTATTACTAATCTTGCTTTGTTGCCAAGTATATCAAAAAAAAAGGCGGTATTGCTACCGCCTTTTAAAATATTATTTTATTTCTCCCTATGTTTCTTCTTAATCTCTTGTTGCTAGGGTCACAGTCTGACCTACCCAGCATCCAGTGTTGATAGTTTGTCCAACTTGGAAACCTTCAGTAAACAATTCTTCTTTAGAAGGGAACCTTGCTTTTGCATTGGCCATCCCCTTGCTGTCTCCAGCTACCGCGTAAGCATTATAAGCTGCGATAAAGATAGAATAATCTTTCACTCTACTTTGACCACCTTTACAAGCGTTAGAAGAAGCCATGATCAAGCCACCGACAAATGAGTAGGCATCACTTTTTAATTCTTCATTTAGTTCAGCTGCTTTTAAAGCTGAGGATCTTGCTTGTCCTCTGCTTCCAAGATTGGCATGAACTTTAGCCAAATCCCAGTGAATTTCAGCTCTTTCTTCGTCTGTACTTGCTAGGCTCAAGGCTTTTTCGAAAAGCTCTCCTGCTTTAGCATAGTCTTGGTTTTGCATGTAACGCATACCCCTTACCTGAGAGGTAGTGAATGTAGGGTTGTCGTTATCAATTGTTTCAAGAGCCTTAAGGAAAATCTCACTACTAGTACATTTTTCTTTTATGGCATATTGAAATATTTGTTTAGCCAGTTTAAGGTTAGTAGGATCTTCAGCCAATTTTGGCCCCATGTTATTTTCAATAAATTCACAATTAATGATATCCATTGCATTTAGCAATTGATCCAATGTGTTTCTAGAGGAAGCAACATCTCCGCCTTTAGCTTCTTCTTCATCCAATTTCCCCATGATAAACTCATATTTGCTAATTACTTCATCAGGAGTATAAGCTTTATTATAGGCAAAGTTTCTATAAATGGCATCAAAGTAAGCCCTATACAATGTAAATGGAGCCAAAGTACCATCTATTTCTATTGTTTTCTCAAACAAGTCTGTAGCGATGCTAACTTTATCTTTATCACCTTTATAAAATTTATAAGCGTAATAAGCTTTATTGGCTATCCATTTTGGCTCATTGTCATAAAGTTTTTTCCTTAAATCATAAATTGTTAAAACAGAATCTTGATAGACACTAATTTCTGCTTTATCAGTAGCCTGATCAGCGGCTCCTTCATAAACCTTTACTCCGTTTATATAAAGTGCTTCATTTAAATCTGGCGCATTGTTTAACAACCAATTTAGAGGACCTTTAGCCTTAAGGAAATCTTCTGAATTTAGATAATCATTATAGGCAGCATTAAGCTCTCTCGCTTTTGCTTCCATTTCCTTATCTTCTGGCCAATTCCAGCCATCTTGCGCTTGAACCAGTCCAACCATGAGGAAGGACAAACATCCGATAATTGCAATTTTAATTTTCATGTTTGTCAACATCATTCAAATACTTTTTTGTAAAACCAACTGTTATCATTTATTGATAATCCTAGAGAAACTTTAATATAATTTTCTCTAACTAATCCATTATTTACTGTTCCTCTCGTTCCTGCCTTAACAGCCAAATTCAATAAGGATAGACTATATATCGGAATTGAGGTACCAAAATTAATGCCAATGTCATCAACGTTATTTTGATTTACCATAAAAGGTAATCGCTCATATTCGATTCCTGCCCTTATTGTAGATCTGCTCAACAAGCTTTCAAGAGAGAAGGCATTGGGTATATATTGCCCTCCAAGG
Protein-coding sequences here:
- the rsmI gene encoding 16S rRNA (cytidine(1402)-2'-O)-methyltransferase, whose translation is MSTPTSISLYLIPTPIGNLKDITLRALETLQAVDVILAEDTRTSGKLLKHYEIKRPLESYHIHNEHKSIIRLVERMEQGTVFALITDAGTPGISDPGFLLVREAIAANIEICSLPGATAIIPGLVNSGLPNDRFVFEGFLPHKKGRKTRIEALAEEKRTMVFYESPYRLLKTLNQFIEVFGPERTACVSRELTKLHEENVRGSLLELLNYYTENTLKGEIVLTVAGKN
- a CDS encoding 4a-hydroxytetrahydrobiopterin dehydratase; this encodes MWKEADNKLSRTFEFKDFSEAFAFMTRVALLAESRQHHPNWSNEYNKVHIDLTTHDEGNTVTEKDRDLASAIDRLI
- a CDS encoding DUF493 family protein, with translation MEKFNSNSSFKEKLELETSFPALYMFKFIVPNGKENEIGALLPKNEMTLKSSSQGKYVSATIKAMMPDSQSIIDIYDKASKIKGVIAL
- a CDS encoding peptidylprolyl isomerase; amino-acid sequence: MALIKQIRQRTGLAIGVIAVGLIFFLVGGDLLGPNSMLLGSSRTTVGEIAGEDVSYEEYVQKIEQTKLSFQQNTGRNPSENELSSIRDQAWQALIVEKIFSQQYEELGLEVSDDELVDMVQGKNIIGELRRQLTNPETGEFDRSQLITFLQSLENADPQQQMFWAQQEKLFADSRLRIKYDNMLATSEYANSSEAKMQHKMANTIADVSHVQVPYYAVSDSAVSLTEGEIKSYISKNQGKYKVEESRGLKYVRFPLLPSAEDSANTLENIKNLTIELKETEADSAFVIRNSEAANPFITINPGDPLPVNFTNNVENPEVGVVYGPFLSNNSSYVTYKITDSFEGDARMRASHILLSTEGMDDAGKAQVKARAQEVLDEVNETGNFEVAAAQYGQDGTAQRGGDLGWFFKENFVTEFADAVFAAKSLGVINKLVETEYGYHIIKVTELAQTTTQKVAVLELELIASDATRNDIFRNADFFAANSDNASSFEENAKTENYQVTVAANVGANARTINNMTSAREVIRWAFNDASVGDVSTVFELDDAYVVALMTSKTEEGVGTIENPEVRAQATIALRNEKKAEIIKEKIKGVESLEAIKEIYPDASIGSTPDLKMNASVLPGIGFAPKAIGAIFGLQNSGDMTAPITEDIGVIVAKLNGLIPATEIADYTRYQNEIVANASQRTAYMIMMAMEELAGVKDYRYKFF
- a CDS encoding hemolysin family protein, encoding MDSHYLLLVLISLFFSALFSGMEIAFVSANRLQIELQGKQGKVSGKVLANFIQNPGQFIGTSLMGNTISLVLYGIFMAYLLEPPVSYLLPEALNTQAGVMVVQTLVSTIIVLVTAEFIPKSIFILNPNRLLTFFALPFAVIYYLMYPVVWVVVGLSKFVIVKVLNLEYNDDKPAYTITDLNSFIQNYMDTKGEDIDIDAKIFDNAVDFKKVKVRECMVPRTDIVAMEVEDAISDLRELFVESGHSKIIIYKETIDDVIGYCHHLELFKKPKEIEDILTPIIIVPESALANELLVQFIKERKSLALVVDEFGGTSGIVSMEDIIEEIFGEIEDEYDNDDLIDQKVADGEYLLSARHEIDYLNEKYEWNLPEGEFETLAGFILSLTESIPQKGEFVSYGPFTFTIVSKQDHRIDTVKIKIE
- the lptC gene encoding LPS export ABC transporter periplasmic protein LptC, which produces MVPYRATKQLLFLILLVGSIGCREDVDKSQLAYYEGPYRTSFEIELLHSDSAIVRTKLMADKQLEFKNGDAEFPEGIVIHFFDKEGELSTTIRADRGYFDRKSNIYRGEGDVQVHNLVKEQKLNSEELFWDKTKKKIYTEKFVTVEEPDRIIKGTGMEADEGFNEYKFTKVTGEIDNVL
- a CDS encoding tetratricopeptide repeat protein, whose product is MKIKIAIIGCLSFLMVGLVQAQDGWNWPEDKEMEAKARELNAAYNDYLNSEDFLKAKGPLNWLLNNAPDLNEALYINGVKVYEGAADQATDKAEISVYQDSVLTIYDLRKKLYDNEPKWIANKAYYAYKFYKGDKDKVSIATDLFEKTIEIDGTLAPFTLYRAYFDAIYRNFAYNKAYTPDEVISKYEFIMGKLDEEEAKGGDVASSRNTLDQLLNAMDIINCEFIENNMGPKLAEDPTNLKLAKQIFQYAIKEKCTSSEIFLKALETIDNDNPTFTTSQVRGMRYMQNQDYAKAGELFEKALSLASTDEERAEIHWDLAKVHANLGSRGQARSSALKAAELNEELKSDAYSFVGGLIMASSNACKGGQSRVKDYSIFIAAYNAYAVAGDSKGMANAKARFPSKEELFTEGFQVGQTINTGCWVGQTVTLATRD